The Pontibacter pudoricolor genome contains a region encoding:
- a CDS encoding organic hydroperoxide resistance protein codes for MERVYTAEVTATGGRRGHVTSSDGVLDMALSLPEGLGGEKGKTNPEQLFAAGYAACFQSALLLIAGKHHERLDPASTVKAHVDLLKSDEGAYGLGVKLEVDLKGMDKDKARQLVDEANQVCPYSIGVQGNVEVQLEVV; via the coding sequence ATGGAAAGAGTGTATACGGCAGAAGTAACTGCCACAGGTGGCCGAAGGGGGCATGTAACATCATCAGATGGTGTACTTGATATGGCCCTCTCGTTGCCCGAAGGACTTGGAGGGGAGAAAGGCAAAACGAACCCGGAACAACTTTTTGCTGCTGGTTATGCGGCGTGCTTCCAGAGTGCATTATTGTTGATAGCAGGTAAACACCACGAACGCTTAGATCCTGCATCCACAGTTAAGGCACACGTGGATCTGCTGAAATCGGACGAAGGAGCCTATGGGCTTGGTGTTAAACTGGAAGTAGACCTGAAAGGCATGGACAAAGACAAAGCCCGCCAATTAGTAGATGAGGCTAACCAGGTTTGCCCCTATTCTATTGGCGTGCAGGGCAATGTGGAAGTGCAGCTGGAAGTGGTTTAA
- a CDS encoding anti-sigma regulatory factor, with protein sequence MTKDTMQIVREQDVVPFRNRVRELSTKIGMSLVNQTKLITAASELVRNMLKYANGGKTTLEIVSKNGQNGVRLTFVDEGPGIENISQAMLDGFSTGKSLGLGLPGAKRLVNEFDIKSVVGTGTTVTVTHWKNGR encoded by the coding sequence ATGACTAAAGACACGATGCAAATCGTGCGGGAACAAGACGTTGTACCATTCAGGAACAGGGTGCGTGAGCTGAGCACCAAAATAGGCATGAGCCTGGTAAACCAGACCAAACTTATTACGGCTGCCAGCGAACTTGTCCGGAACATGCTTAAATATGCCAACGGCGGAAAAACAACCCTTGAAATAGTCAGCAAAAACGGCCAGAACGGCGTAAGATTAACATTTGTAGACGAGGGCCCCGGAATAGAGAACATCTCACAAGCCATGCTGGACGGTTTTTCGACCGGCAAAAGCTTAGGCCTGGGTTTGCCTGGTGCCAAGCGACTGGTAAACGAGTTTGATATTAAAAGTGTGGTGGGCACCGGAACTACAGTTACTGTTACACACTGGAAAAATGGACGTTAA
- a CDS encoding anti-sigma regulatory factor, with translation MDVKHHQRFQLADRSFANIVKRDITRLAESHGFSQTEVGRVNIVVSEMASNLLKHSPKGGEILVKYTSAKALEIICLDEGPGMKDPQRMLEDGTSTTGTAGEGLGAIMRQSHTFDLYSQIGSGTVILSRIYKGLNEAPKSKSKFEVATVTVPKPNEHSCGDGFALYEDKNTCYFIALDGLGHGAAASAASQEAEAAFLLNYSMDPAQNLRQIHNSIRKTRGAVGTIVHIDHSRKKISYCGIGNIAGRMYTIDGPAISNASSKNIIAYNGILGHNIPNTLNTQTYEWDNYKLLILHSDGIKSRWDLSKYPNLHRHDSSVIAALVYRDFKRETDDSLVVVARSKS, from the coding sequence ATGGACGTTAAGCATCATCAGCGCTTTCAGCTGGCCGATAGAAGCTTTGCCAATATTGTTAAAAGAGATATTACCCGCCTGGCAGAGAGCCATGGTTTTTCTCAGACAGAAGTTGGCCGTGTAAATATTGTGGTGTCAGAGATGGCATCTAATCTGTTAAAGCACTCTCCTAAGGGCGGAGAGATCCTTGTAAAATATACCTCAGCCAAAGCCCTCGAAATAATCTGCCTGGATGAAGGTCCGGGTATGAAAGATCCACAGCGCATGTTAGAGGATGGTACGTCCACAACCGGCACAGCCGGCGAGGGACTGGGTGCCATTATGCGCCAGTCGCATACGTTTGACCTTTACTCCCAAATTGGCAGCGGCACTGTTATCCTTTCCCGTATCTACAAAGGGCTGAATGAAGCTCCTAAAAGCAAAAGCAAGTTCGAAGTAGCCACAGTAACCGTACCTAAACCAAATGAGCACAGTTGCGGTGATGGCTTCGCCCTGTATGAGGATAAGAATACCTGTTATTTTATTGCCTTAGATGGATTAGGACATGGTGCAGCAGCAAGTGCGGCCAGCCAGGAAGCAGAGGCTGCCTTCCTGTTAAATTATTCTATGGATCCTGCGCAGAACCTGCGCCAGATTCACAACAGTATTCGTAAAACCAGGGGTGCAGTAGGTACGATCGTGCACATCGATCATTCTCGTAAAAAAATAAGTTATTGTGGTATAGGTAATATTGCAGGCAGAATGTATACTATTGATGGCCCCGCTATTTCAAATGCTTCAAGTAAAAACATTATTGCTTATAACGGCATACTGGGGCATAACATACCAAATACGCTCAATACCCAAACCTACGAGTGGGACAACTATAAATTGCTCATACTGCATTCAGACGGCATAAAATCGCGCTGGGACCTGAGCAAGTATCCAAACCTGCACCGCCACGACTCCAGTGTTATTGCTGCTTTGGTATACCGTGATTTTAAACGTGAAACAGATGACAGCCTGGTAGTTGTAGCCCGATCAAAATCCTGA
- a CDS encoding PepSY-associated TM helix domain-containing protein — translation MRKLILQLHLWVGLTAGAILSIVGITGSIYVFQPELTAALYSELYQRADPNANVIDPRTIVAKAEAQFGGEVKTILFPLRELENYIVKVEGKKEFVFYDGATGAYLGEMAKRRGILEDVLEIHRQLTIGEMGSTVTGIASLLLVIVLLSSGLYLWLPYKKKQLKEGLRLKSNASFKRRNYDVHKVFGFYFIIPLFLVSITGVYFAFPEQVQAVADYVTGTQEPTPDVKKIKSAYRTDLPEVNIVQALDMMETMYPGYHKRNLIMPKDSADRVYFSVVNTAEVDAGPEYRPQVYIDQYTGKILFAYEPHTAPAGHQLTRNWFVPIHFGEIGGWFTRILWFITGLMPAVLWVSGIIIWLNRTSKIKKVSLLLWKNAEQIT, via the coding sequence ATGAGAAAACTGATCCTGCAACTGCACCTCTGGGTAGGCCTTACCGCCGGCGCTATACTTTCTATAGTTGGCATTACAGGTTCAATCTATGTTTTTCAGCCGGAGCTTACGGCAGCTTTATACTCCGAACTATACCAACGCGCTGACCCGAATGCAAACGTTATAGACCCCAGAACTATAGTTGCCAAGGCAGAAGCACAATTTGGGGGCGAGGTTAAAACAATACTTTTCCCGTTACGCGAGCTCGAGAATTACATCGTAAAGGTTGAGGGTAAGAAAGAGTTCGTGTTTTATGATGGAGCTACGGGCGCGTATCTGGGCGAAATGGCCAAACGCCGCGGCATACTCGAAGATGTGTTGGAGATACACCGGCAGCTAACTATAGGCGAAATGGGCTCCACTGTTACCGGTATTGCGTCGTTGCTGCTGGTTATCGTGTTACTTTCATCGGGGCTCTATTTATGGTTGCCTTATAAAAAGAAACAGCTGAAAGAGGGCCTTCGCCTGAAATCAAATGCCAGCTTTAAACGCCGTAATTACGATGTGCATAAAGTATTTGGCTTTTACTTTATCATACCGCTTTTCCTGGTAAGTATCACAGGGGTATATTTTGCTTTTCCAGAGCAGGTACAGGCCGTTGCAGATTATGTTACCGGTACCCAGGAACCAACGCCGGATGTTAAAAAAATAAAATCTGCTTACCGTACAGATCTGCCGGAGGTAAATATAGTTCAGGCCCTGGATATGATGGAAACCATGTATCCGGGCTACCATAAGCGCAACCTGATCATGCCGAAGGATAGTGCAGACAGAGTCTATTTTTCAGTGGTAAATACTGCCGAAGTAGATGCCGGCCCCGAGTACAGGCCACAGGTTTACATCGATCAGTATACAGGTAAAATACTGTTCGCTTACGAGCCACATACTGCACCGGCTGGCCACCAGCTTACACGCAACTGGTTTGTACCAATTCATTTCGGCGAAATAGGAGGGTGGTTTACACGCATTCTCTGGTTTATTACCGGCCTGATGCCTGCTGTACTTTGGGTAAGCGGAATCATCATCTGGCTCAACCGCACATCAAAAATAAAAAAAGTAAGTCTGCTGTTATGGAAAAACGCTGAGCAGATAACATAG
- a CDS encoding sll1863 family stress response protein, which translates to MDTYNLKPEHMRAPDNLSREEIQKSLDELDSKIKTLRAKVNATTADSNHTYHEHIAALEKKRELIAEKLSDTEDTQDKWQNLRSGLDNLKNDIENLFK; encoded by the coding sequence ATGGATACATATAACCTGAAGCCCGAACACATGCGCGCACCCGATAACCTGAGCCGCGAAGAGATACAGAAAAGCCTGGATGAACTAGATAGTAAAATAAAAACCCTGCGGGCAAAAGTGAATGCTACTACCGCCGACTCTAACCATACCTACCATGAGCATATTGCCGCCCTGGAAAAGAAACGCGAACTGATTGCCGAGAAACTGAGCGACACCGAAGATACCCAGGATAAATGGCAGAACCTGCGCAGCGGACTGGACAACCTGAAAAACGACATCGAGAACCTGTTTAAGTAA
- a CDS encoding STAS domain-containing protein: protein MNQSAQLLRKKKKTILENWVKNQLADESLREDLISNDELRRQSDELLDKLLIAIENGNYDNIYTSEFEQVTDILSDISVTRARQGFSPREVTLYILSLKQAITDVLEKEHRDNPAILYKEILQFNKLIDSLSIHTFETYLRGREEVILRQTDEINEISTPVIRVWDGILALPIIGTLDSSRTQIVMENLLQEIVNTGSNIAILDISGVPAVDSLVAQHLIKTVSATRLMGAECIISGIRPEIAQTIVHLGIDLSNIKTKASLSSALQLAFSMLALEVKKKNTNTSVKILR, encoded by the coding sequence ATGAACCAATCAGCACAGCTGCTCAGGAAAAAAAAGAAAACTATACTTGAAAACTGGGTAAAAAACCAATTAGCAGACGAATCACTTCGTGAAGACCTTATATCGAACGATGAGTTGCGTCGCCAATCGGATGAGTTGTTGGATAAACTTCTTATTGCTATCGAAAATGGTAATTACGATAATATCTATACTTCAGAATTTGAGCAGGTAACAGATATCTTAAGTGATATTTCTGTAACCCGTGCCCGCCAGGGTTTTTCACCGCGTGAAGTAACACTTTACATCCTGAGCCTGAAGCAGGCCATTACAGATGTACTGGAGAAAGAACACCGCGATAATCCGGCAATCTTATACAAGGAAATACTTCAGTTTAATAAGCTGATCGATAGCCTGAGCATTCATACCTTCGAGACGTATTTAAGAGGCCGTGAAGAAGTTATACTTCGCCAGACCGACGAAATAAACGAGATTTCTACCCCGGTTATCCGTGTGTGGGATGGTATTCTTGCCTTACCTATTATCGGTACCCTGGATAGCTCCCGTACGCAGATTGTAATGGAAAACCTGTTGCAGGAAATTGTAAATACAGGTAGCAACATTGCCATTCTGGATATTTCGGGTGTGCCTGCCGTGGATTCGCTGGTAGCCCAACACCTTATTAAAACTGTTAGTGCTACCCGCCTGATGGGTGCTGAGTGTATTATCAGCGGTATACGTCCTGAGATCGCTCAAACTATAGTTCACCTGGGCATCGACCTTTCTAACATTAAAACAAAAGCTTCTTTATCATCTGCGTTGCAACTGGCTTTTAGTATGCTGGCACTTGAAGTTAAAAAGAAGAATACGAACACATCCGTAAAAATATTAAGATAA
- the sucC gene encoding ADP-forming succinate--CoA ligase subunit beta produces MNIHEYQGKDILKKYGVRIQEGIVAETPDQAVKAAMKLTEETGTGWHVIKAQIHAGGRGKGGGVKLAKNLEQVKQIASDILGMTLVTHQTGPEGKLVQKVLVAQDVYYPGESDPKEFYLSILLDRAKGQNVIMASTEGGMDIEEVAEKSPEKIIKEWIDPAVGLRPFQANKIAFAFGLQGEAFKEMVKFITSLYKAYVESDASMFEINPVLKTSDNKILAVDAKVDLDDNALFRHKDLAALRDESEEDPLEVEASRSNLNYVKLDGNVGCMVNGAGLAMATMDIIKLSGGEPANFLDVGGGANAQTVEAGFRIILKDPNVKAILINIFGGIVRCDRVANGVVEAYKNIGDIRVPIIVRLQGTNAEEGARIIDESGLKVYSAVALKEAAEKVKQVLAEVGA; encoded by the coding sequence ATGAACATACACGAATATCAGGGTAAAGACATTTTAAAGAAATACGGCGTACGCATACAGGAAGGCATCGTGGCTGAAACGCCGGACCAGGCTGTAAAAGCTGCTATGAAGCTAACCGAAGAAACCGGTACAGGCTGGCATGTTATTAAAGCACAGATACATGCGGGTGGCCGTGGTAAAGGTGGTGGCGTAAAGCTGGCTAAAAACCTGGAGCAGGTAAAGCAAATTGCCAGCGACATTCTGGGCATGACACTGGTAACGCACCAGACAGGCCCTGAAGGTAAACTGGTACAGAAAGTACTGGTTGCGCAGGATGTGTACTACCCGGGTGAGTCTGATCCGAAAGAGTTTTACCTGAGTATTCTTCTTGACCGTGCAAAAGGTCAGAACGTGATCATGGCATCTACTGAAGGTGGTATGGACATTGAAGAAGTGGCTGAGAAATCTCCTGAAAAGATTATTAAAGAGTGGATCGACCCGGCTGTTGGTCTGCGTCCATTCCAGGCAAACAAGATCGCTTTCGCGTTTGGCTTACAAGGCGAAGCTTTCAAGGAAATGGTGAAGTTCATCACCAGCCTTTACAAAGCATACGTAGAGTCTGATGCTTCTATGTTCGAGATCAACCCTGTTCTGAAAACATCAGACAACAAGATCCTGGCAGTAGATGCGAAAGTTGACTTAGATGACAACGCACTGTTCCGCCACAAAGACCTGGCTGCGCTGCGCGATGAATCAGAAGAAGATCCGTTGGAAGTAGAAGCAAGCCGCTCTAACCTGAACTATGTAAAGCTCGACGGTAACGTTGGCTGTATGGTAAACGGTGCTGGTCTGGCGATGGCAACTATGGATATCATTAAGCTTTCTGGTGGCGAGCCCGCTAACTTCCTTGACGTAGGTGGTGGGGCAAATGCACAGACTGTTGAAGCTGGTTTCCGCATTATCCTGAAAGACCCGAACGTAAAAGCGATCCTGATCAACATCTTCGGTGGTATCGTTCGTTGCGACCGTGTTGCAAATGGTGTAGTAGAAGCTTACAAAAACATTGGTGATATCCGTGTTCCGATCATCGTTCGTCTGCAAGGTACAAACGCTGAAGAAGGCGCCCGCATCATCGACGAGTCTGGCCTGAAAGTTTACTCTGCCGTTGCGCTGAAAGAAGCCGCTGAAAAAGTAAAGCAGGTTTTAGCTGAAGTTGGAGCTTAG
- a CDS encoding sensor histidine kinase, with product MPRSILKINISNELDVVLAYKRAKQLSERLGITIANQTKFATAVSEICRNVVEHVGNGTIQFALIELQSINYIEAIVSDRGRGLGNIEYLLNRNTGGSNTKGTGLINSRKLVDYFNVESEFEKGTKVTLRQRLPHNAPTVTKTIAENWMHEFDMDNVSPYAEIKRQNMQLLEVLEQLRERNEEAEQQLKEISRLNQKLQQTNESIQELLQEREEQNERLQSINEDLDTFAHTVSHDLRAPLQNINGLSHALAECLDLERLEEAKTIFPMLRQQTARMDQFIMSILSYSLAGRKNIVKTETELHQLINGVIELLNLPEHITILLPAQPLKLQTETILLHQVFSNLIGNAIKYHDLKQNATIEVTFELKGDMIHFSLQDNGPGIPAASQGDIFTMYHTINVDSSGNSTGLGLSIVKKIITGKGGKVWVSSEGRGSRFVFTWPASEIIQL from the coding sequence ATGCCAAGAAGCATCTTAAAGATCAATATCAGTAACGAGCTGGATGTGGTGCTGGCCTATAAGCGGGCAAAGCAATTATCTGAGCGTTTAGGCATAACTATAGCTAACCAGACAAAATTTGCTACGGCCGTTTCTGAAATCTGCCGCAACGTGGTAGAACATGTGGGCAACGGCACCATTCAGTTTGCGCTGATAGAGCTACAGAGTATAAACTATATTGAAGCAATAGTTAGTGACCGTGGGCGTGGCTTAGGCAATATTGAATACCTGCTTAACCGTAACACCGGAGGCTCCAATACAAAAGGTACCGGCCTTATAAACTCACGTAAGCTTGTCGATTATTTTAATGTTGAGAGCGAATTTGAAAAAGGAACGAAAGTTACCTTACGCCAGCGCCTCCCCCACAATGCCCCAACTGTTACCAAAACTATAGCCGAGAACTGGATGCACGAGTTTGACATGGATAACGTGTCTCCTTATGCAGAGATAAAACGGCAGAACATGCAATTGCTGGAAGTACTGGAACAACTTCGCGAACGAAACGAAGAGGCAGAACAACAGTTAAAGGAAATCAGCAGGCTGAACCAGAAACTACAGCAGACCAACGAAAGCATTCAGGAACTGCTGCAGGAACGTGAAGAGCAAAACGAAAGGCTGCAAAGTATAAACGAAGACCTTGATACCTTTGCCCATACCGTATCGCATGACCTGCGGGCACCTTTGCAAAACATTAACGGCCTGTCGCATGCATTGGCAGAGTGCCTGGATTTGGAGCGCTTAGAAGAAGCTAAAACGATCTTCCCGATGCTGCGCCAGCAAACTGCCCGCATGGACCAGTTTATTATGAGTATACTTTCGTACTCGCTGGCCGGGCGTAAGAATATTGTTAAAACAGAAACAGAATTACACCAGCTGATAAACGGCGTAATAGAACTGCTGAACCTACCGGAACACATTACTATACTGTTACCGGCTCAGCCTTTAAAACTGCAGACAGAGACCATCCTGCTGCACCAGGTATTCAGTAACCTGATCGGTAACGCCATTAAATACCACGACCTGAAACAGAATGCAACTATAGAAGTAACCTTTGAACTGAAAGGCGATATGATCCATTTCTCGTTACAGGATAACGGCCCGGGAATACCTGCTGCTTCGCAAGGCGATATTTTTACGATGTACCATACTATAAACGTAGATAGTTCCGGCAATAGCACTGGTCTTGGGTTATCTATTGTCAAGAAAATTATAACAGGCAAAGGTGGCAAAGTTTGGGTATCCTCAGAAGGGCGTGGTTCGCGGTTTGTATTTACCTGGCCTGCCTCCGAAATTATACAACTATAG
- a CDS encoding response regulator, translating to MLDLVVLIDDDDTTNFLNKRLLEEMQVSKEILVFNNGKEAIEYLSEACSEGETSDKRCPDLIFLDIKMPVMDGFSFLDEYQRRNLDSKDHVIIMMLTSSASFYDLERLKNYSRVKKHFSKTLTKHDVQEVLQQFFDRN from the coding sequence ATGCTCGATTTAGTAGTACTTATTGACGACGACGATACTACCAATTTTCTGAATAAACGCCTGTTAGAAGAAATGCAGGTATCAAAGGAGATACTGGTATTTAACAATGGCAAAGAGGCAATAGAGTATTTAAGCGAGGCATGTTCAGAAGGTGAAACTTCGGATAAGCGTTGCCCGGACCTGATTTTTCTGGATATTAAAATGCCTGTTATGGATGGCTTTTCTTTCCTGGATGAGTACCAGCGCCGCAACCTAGATTCCAAAGATCATGTGATCATTATGATGCTTACATCATCGGCCAGTTTTTATGACCTGGAGCGCCTGAAGAACTATAGCCGCGTAAAAAAACATTTCTCCAAAACGCTTACAAAGCACGACGTACAGGAAGTGCTGCAGCAATTCTTTGATAGAAATTAA
- a CDS encoding STAS domain-containing protein codes for MDRIPILKMGPFLLVTIQVDLYDRLALNLENDLISMVSKTGARGVLIDISAVNIVDSFMGRILGNIASMSRIMDAETVVVGMQPAVAITLVELGLTLQGVHTALNVEKGMDLLYDRTDLLTTQEDEDNGEDPDDYND; via the coding sequence ATGGATCGGATTCCAATATTAAAAATGGGGCCTTTCCTGTTGGTAACTATACAAGTAGACCTATACGACAGGCTGGCACTAAACCTGGAAAATGACCTTATCAGTATGGTAAGCAAAACAGGTGCGCGCGGTGTACTTATCGATATTTCTGCAGTAAACATAGTTGACTCCTTTATGGGCCGCATATTAGGCAACATTGCCTCTATGTCCCGGATTATGGATGCGGAAACCGTAGTAGTGGGCATGCAACCTGCAGTAGCCATTACGTTAGTAGAGCTAGGCTTAACGTTACAGGGCGTACACACTGCCCTTAACGTAGAAAAAGGCATGGACCTGCTTTATGATAGAACAGATCTGTTAACCACACAAGAAGACGAAGATAACGGAGAGGACCCGGATGATTACAATGACTAA
- a CDS encoding TonB-dependent receptor, which yields MSRSLLTIIVFLFVTYAAAAQNNGRIEGRIVSERNEPLLGISVALQGTAYGTTTDEEGKYVIKAIAAGNYTLVASGIGYTTIKHEVKVEAGSTITEYFLLPSSATALNEVVVTTSKSGEFVQPIGSTATKMEAPLKSVPQSVQIISRRAMDQMQVIRLDDAMRNVSGVTMETGFGGRTDIFQIRGFRTSTESIFKNGFRNSVRTFRETANIQQIEVMKGPASVLYGVSDPGGMVNITTKKPTAFTFHDIQLTANSFGQYRPAIDFGGSLNDEKTLKYRMNAVYENGDTYRDFVATKRFFVAPALTYDFSERTSLTVEAEYLDHDQASDRGIVAINGVIADVPASRSIGEPDNVGIHQNRLVQYNLQHRFNDIFSLRHASNFTYSSEERKVVEFGSIPKNDDSNSKVIRRLQDQYNFERNFATQNELYATFKTGAAIEHKTIVGVELASSMFDIWYNRGNYDTLNIYNPNYSSKPKPTKLTFGDDYRDKTQLYGVYVQDFLSISQKLKVLLGARYDIWELENVRQTLDKKTNTFSAVTTTQRSTAFNPRVGLLYEVAGPLSVYGNWSKGFQPEVGRTKEGDAFDPSTSDLYEAGIKSGLLSDKVNIKAAYFNITRGNVAVTDPTDNAFSIQVGKVRSEGFEADVTGEVVRGLNVIATYSYTDARIVEDTKETNIGKRFRGVSKHSGSLWTTYELQNGAMKGLGIGGGFTSFGDRPVDANDSFRLPGYTRYDATVYYDNQKYHAAINLKNLTNVKYYDGSQSATAIMPGAPISVQGTVGVRF from the coding sequence ATGTCCCGAAGTCTACTTACTATTATTGTCTTTCTGTTTGTTACTTATGCAGCTGCTGCGCAAAATAATGGCCGTATAGAAGGACGAATAGTTTCTGAAAGAAATGAACCGCTATTAGGTATAAGTGTTGCCCTGCAAGGCACTGCATACGGCACAACTACCGATGAAGAAGGTAAATATGTGATCAAAGCTATTGCGGCGGGCAACTATACGCTTGTTGCTTCTGGCATTGGTTATACCACTATAAAGCACGAAGTAAAAGTGGAAGCAGGGTCAACTATAACCGAATATTTTTTACTGCCATCGTCGGCGACAGCCCTGAATGAAGTGGTTGTGACGACCAGCAAGAGCGGTGAATTTGTGCAGCCCATCGGTTCTACAGCTACTAAAATGGAAGCGCCTTTAAAATCTGTGCCACAGTCTGTGCAGATCATTTCGCGCCGTGCCATGGATCAGATGCAGGTTATCCGGCTGGATGATGCCATGCGTAATGTGAGTGGCGTAACGATGGAAACAGGTTTTGGTGGCCGTACCGATATTTTCCAGATACGCGGTTTCAGAACAAGCACCGAGAGTATCTTTAAGAACGGCTTCCGCAACAGTGTGCGCACCTTCCGCGAAACGGCCAACATACAGCAGATAGAAGTTATGAAAGGTCCGGCTTCTGTACTCTACGGCGTAAGCGACCCGGGAGGGATGGTAAACATCACAACTAAAAAGCCTACTGCCTTTACTTTCCATGATATACAGTTAACAGCTAACAGCTTTGGGCAGTACCGTCCGGCTATAGATTTTGGTGGCTCCCTGAATGATGAGAAGACGCTGAAATACAGAATGAATGCCGTGTATGAAAATGGCGATACCTACCGCGATTTTGTTGCTACCAAGCGCTTTTTTGTAGCGCCGGCCCTGACTTACGATTTCTCTGAAAGAACATCCCTGACGGTTGAAGCCGAATACTTAGATCACGACCAGGCATCAGACAGAGGTATAGTTGCCATTAACGGCGTAATAGCTGATGTGCCTGCCAGCCGTTCTATCGGTGAGCCGGATAACGTGGGCATCCATCAGAACCGACTGGTACAGTATAACCTGCAGCACCGCTTCAACGATATTTTCAGTTTGCGCCACGCTTCTAACTTCACGTATTCATCAGAAGAAAGAAAAGTAGTTGAATTTGGCAGCATCCCGAAGAACGACGATTCCAACTCTAAAGTAATCCGCCGCCTGCAGGACCAGTATAACTTTGAGCGCAACTTTGCCACCCAAAACGAACTATATGCTACTTTTAAAACTGGGGCGGCCATAGAGCATAAAACTATAGTTGGAGTGGAGCTGGCTAGTTCTATGTTTGATATCTGGTATAACCGTGGCAATTACGATACGCTGAATATTTACAATCCAAACTATAGCAGCAAACCTAAACCTACCAAACTTACCTTCGGCGACGATTACCGTGACAAGACCCAACTATACGGCGTGTATGTGCAGGACTTCTTATCGATCAGCCAGAAATTAAAAGTACTGCTGGGCGCACGTTACGATATCTGGGAACTGGAAAATGTCAGACAGACACTGGACAAGAAAACGAATACATTCTCGGCAGTTACAACTACACAGCGCAGCACAGCCTTTAACCCACGTGTTGGCTTGCTTTACGAAGTTGCAGGCCCGTTATCGGTATATGGTAACTGGTCCAAAGGTTTTCAGCCGGAGGTTGGCCGGACCAAAGAAGGAGATGCTTTTGATCCTTCCACTTCAGACCTGTACGAAGCTGGTATAAAGTCAGGATTGCTCAGCGATAAAGTGAACATTAAAGCTGCCTATTTTAATATTACCCGCGGCAACGTAGCGGTTACAGACCCTACGGATAATGCGTTTAGCATACAGGTTGGTAAAGTTCGCAGCGAAGGGTTTGAAGCCGATGTAACCGGGGAAGTGGTAAGAGGTTTGAATGTGATCGCCACCTATAGTTATACAGATGCCCGCATCGTTGAAGATACGAAAGAGACTAATATCGGGAAGCGTTTCAGAGGGGTGAGCAAGCACAGCGGTAGCCTCTGGACAACATACGAACTACAGAACGGAGCAATGAAAGGACTTGGTATTGGTGGTGGTTTTACAAGCTTCGGCGACCGTCCGGTTGATGCCAATGACAGCTTCAGACTGCCAGGGTACACCCGCTACGATGCAACGGTTTACTACGACAACCAGAAGTACCATGCAGCCATCAACCTGAAGAACCTGACCAATGTGAAGTATTACGATGGCTCTCAGTCTGCAACAGCAATTATGCCGGGCGCACCTATCAGTGTGCAGGGTACTGTTGGCGTTCGTTTTTAA